One window from the genome of Acidobacteriota bacterium encodes:
- a CDS encoding PQQ-binding-like beta-propeller repeat protein: MKHKFVWLSALLSLSAALFVLPALHAAPNSNWSAWRGPEGNGVSTETNLPVEWNTSKNIKWKTAISGQGHSSPIVWGDRVFLTSDVEGEVLAGAAAVKHKLEGQDFIHPDSRGANRKHAFKVICLDRASGKILWEQVAYEGSVYDDRHSKGSYAAPTPATDGTHVYAWFGGEGDGLYCYDFSGKQVWKAALGKIASIGMGPGASPVLASNAVILQCDEDEGKNSFIAAIDKKTGKQLWRVPRQVQASWSTPLVIKTAQRAEVITSGNEWIISYDPQTGKELWKVPGHQSNAIASPLIGHGLVYVYAGYPVKKTVAIKLGGAGQLDDKSIAWSYDKGTAYVPSSILYGDYLYLMSDRGIITCLDAKSGKIVYEGGRVPVPATFTASPVAFDNKLLLTSEDGDTYVIKAGAQHAVLATNSVGEPVYASPAIAGGNIFIRGEKYLYCIGAGK; encoded by the coding sequence ATGAAACATAAATTCGTTTGGTTGTCGGCGTTGCTGAGTTTATCCGCAGCGCTTTTTGTGTTACCCGCCTTGCACGCCGCGCCCAATAGTAACTGGTCGGCGTGGCGCGGCCCGGAAGGCAATGGCGTCTCGACCGAAACCAACCTGCCGGTCGAATGGAATACCTCCAAGAATATCAAATGGAAGACGGCGATTTCCGGTCAGGGGCATTCTTCGCCCATCGTCTGGGGCGACCGCGTTTTTCTGACTTCGGATGTCGAGGGCGAAGTATTGGCAGGCGCAGCCGCCGTCAAGCACAAGCTGGAAGGGCAGGATTTCATTCACCCCGACAGTCGTGGCGCCAATCGCAAACATGCTTTCAAAGTGATTTGCCTGGATCGCGCGTCCGGGAAAATTCTCTGGGAGCAAGTCGCCTACGAAGGCAGCGTTTATGACGACCGCCACAGCAAAGGCAGTTACGCCGCGCCCACGCCCGCGACCGATGGCACGCACGTTTACGCCTGGTTTGGCGGCGAAGGCGACGGCTTGTATTGCTATGACTTCAGCGGCAAGCAAGTCTGGAAGGCCGCGCTCGGCAAGATTGCTTCGATAGGCATGGGCCCGGGCGCTTCACCCGTCTTGGCGAGTAACGCAGTCATCCTGCAATGCGACGAAGACGAAGGGAAAAACTCCTTTATCGCCGCCATAGATAAAAAGACGGGCAAGCAACTCTGGCGCGTGCCCCGCCAAGTGCAGGCCAGTTGGTCAACCCCGCTGGTCATCAAAACGGCGCAACGTGCGGAAGTCATCACCAGCGGCAATGAATGGATCATTTCGTATGATCCGCAAACCGGCAAAGAGTTGTGGAAGGTGCCCGGTCACCAGAGCAACGCCATCGCTTCGCCGCTGATTGGTCATGGGTTGGTCTACGTCTATGCCGGTTACCCGGTCAAAAAGACGGTGGCGATTAAATTGGGTGGCGCGGGCCAATTAGATGACAAGAGCATCGCCTGGAGTTACGACAAAGGCACGGCCTATGTGCCGTCCTCGATTCTTTATGGCGATTATCTGTATCTGATGAGTGACCGCGGCATTATCACCTGCCTGGACGCCAAGTCGGGCAAGATCGTTTATGAAGGTGGGCGCGTGCCTGTTCCGGCCACGTTTACAGCTTCGCCGGTGGCCTTTGATAACAAGCTGTTACTCACCAGCGAGGATGGCGATACTTACGTCATCAAAGCTGGCGCGCAGCACGCGGTGTTAGCCACCAATTCGGTCGGCGAACCGGTTTATGCTTCGCCAGCGATTGCGGGCGGTAACATCTTCATTCGCGGCGAAAAATATCTTTATTGCATTGGCGCTGGCAAGTAA
- a CDS encoding substrate-binding domain-containing protein, translating into MTKAKLFCCISLSLALALLAACNKGSESGSKKQPTIAVIPKGVSHAFWQTVKAGAEAAGKDLNVKIIWKGAASETDYAGQVSIVEDMITQRVDGIVLAPSHGDALVPKVAAAQQAGIPVTIFDSGISTQNYLSYVSTDNRAGGAQAAKRMGEILGGKGKVAVLGVKKGSVSTDEREEGFIATIKKDFPNIKVIEPIFYGEASAAKSLAACEDVLTSNADLTGLFASNESSTVGAVQAIKQRNLVGKVRLVGFDYTSKLGQDVKDGAIDSLVLQNPFKMGYEGVKTIVDKLAGKTPERRIDTGVELLTKENMDSPKMQPLLMK; encoded by the coding sequence ATGACCAAAGCAAAACTCTTCTGCTGCATTTCCCTTTCACTCGCCCTCGCGCTGCTGGCCGCTTGTAACAAAGGCAGCGAGTCAGGTAGCAAGAAACAACCGACCATCGCCGTCATTCCCAAAGGCGTCTCGCACGCCTTCTGGCAAACTGTCAAAGCGGGCGCCGAAGCGGCGGGCAAAGACCTCAATGTCAAAATCATCTGGAAAGGCGCGGCCTCAGAAACCGATTACGCCGGACAGGTCAGCATCGTCGAAGACATGATCACGCAACGTGTGGATGGCATCGTGCTCGCGCCTTCGCACGGTGACGCGCTGGTGCCCAAGGTCGCGGCGGCGCAACAGGCCGGCATTCCCGTGACGATTTTTGATTCGGGCATCTCGACGCAAAACTATCTGTCTTACGTTTCAACCGACAATCGCGCGGGCGGCGCGCAGGCGGCCAAACGCATGGGCGAAATCCTCGGCGGCAAAGGCAAGGTCGCCGTGCTCGGCGTCAAGAAAGGCTCGGTTTCGACCGACGAACGCGAAGAGGGTTTCATCGCCACCATCAAGAAAGATTTCCCCAACATCAAAGTCATCGAACCGATCTTTTATGGCGAAGCCAGCGCCGCCAAATCCCTGGCCGCCTGCGAAGATGTGTTGACCAGTAATGCCGATTTGACGGGCTTGTTTGCGTCAAATGAATCTTCGACCGTGGGCGCGGTACAGGCCATCAAGCAGCGCAACCTGGTCGGCAAGGTGCGGCTGGTCGGCTTCGATTACACCAGCAAGCTGGGCCAGGACGTAAAGGACGGCGCGATTGATTCGCTGGTGCTGCAAAACCCGTTCAAGATGGGTTACGAAGGCGTCAAGACCATCGTGGATAAACTGGCCGGGAAAACACCCGAACGGCGCATTGACACCGGCGTCGAGTTGCTGACCAAAGAAAATATGGATTCGCCCAAGATGCAGCCTTTGTTGATGAAGTAA
- a CDS encoding methyltransferase domain-containing protein, protein MNEQAVAPSPALFFEAVNAYQRTAAIKAAVELEVFTAIAEGNSTYYAVAARCRTSERGMRILLDYLVIIGFLTKSGDQYALTPDSALFLDKHKPTYVGGAIEFLLMPEMIEAHSNLSEAVRKGGTVLGEQGTVSTENPVWVNFARAMMPLMMLPAQGIAKIVEVEQTRPVKVLDIAAGHGIFGIAFAQANPNVEVTALDWPKVLEVAQENAQKFGVKDRFATLAGSAFELDWGSGYDVVLVTNFLHHFDVPTCEALLRKVHASLNPGGRAVTLEFVPNEDRVTPPQSAAFALTMLGSTPAGDAYTAVEYNLMFRNAGFAYTDLFPVPQTVEHVLVSVKG, encoded by the coding sequence ATGAACGAGCAGGCTGTGGCGCCTTCGCCAGCACTGTTTTTTGAGGCGGTCAACGCCTATCAACGCACGGCCGCCATCAAGGCCGCCGTCGAATTGGAAGTCTTCACGGCCATCGCCGAAGGGAACTCTACCTATTACGCCGTCGCCGCGCGTTGTCGCACTTCGGAACGCGGCATGCGCATCCTGCTGGATTATCTGGTCATCATCGGCTTTTTGACCAAGTCCGGGGATCAATATGCTTTGACGCCGGATTCAGCGCTGTTTCTGGACAAGCACAAACCGACGTATGTGGGTGGCGCGATTGAATTCCTGCTGATGCCGGAAATGATCGAGGCGCACAGCAACCTGAGCGAAGCCGTGCGCAAGGGCGGCACGGTGCTGGGCGAGCAAGGCACCGTTTCGACGGAAAATCCGGTCTGGGTGAATTTCGCGCGCGCGATGATGCCGCTGATGATGCTGCCCGCACAGGGCATCGCCAAGATCGTCGAAGTCGAGCAAACGCGCCCGGTCAAGGTGCTGGACATCGCCGCCGGGCACGGCATCTTCGGCATCGCCTTTGCCCAAGCGAATCCGAATGTCGAGGTGACGGCGCTCGATTGGCCGAAGGTGTTGGAGGTCGCGCAAGAGAATGCGCAGAAATTCGGCGTCAAAGATCGCTTTGCCACGTTGGCGGGCAGCGCGTTTGAATTGGATTGGGGCAGTGGTTACGACGTAGTGCTGGTCACGAACTTCCTGCACCATTTCGATGTGCCAACCTGCGAAGCGTTGTTGCGCAAGGTGCACGCCTCGCTCAATCCCGGCGGACGCGCCGTGACGCTTGAATTCGTGCCGAACGAAGATCGCGTCACCCCGCCGCAATCCGCCGCTTTCGCGTTGACGATGCTCGGCTCGACCCCGGCAGGCGATGCTTATACGGCGGTCGAATACAACCTGATGTTTCGCAATGCGGGGTTTGCCTACACCGATTTATTTCCGGTGCCGCAAACCGTCGAGCATGTGCTGGTATCTGTGAAAGGATGA
- a CDS encoding TonB-dependent receptor: MKIGSFLRLIFSLLLLALPASAQNYRGAIRGRVTDSQGAVIPAVQVKATHQETNETRTVTSNQSGDFALTLLRPGAYQLSIEGKGFRRHVVDIVVSVGQEIRHDASLDVAAATDLPVQITEYGLLKQGSSARSTVVENPQITGLPLDGRNFLEFSLLVPGASPAAQGSAGSVRGDFAFNINGTREDANNFLLDGVYNVDPKLNGFGVKPPVDAVREFEVLASTYDASFGRSAGAQVNVVLKSGTNGLHGTAYEFLRNKVTDARNFFAPRNEPAPQYQRNQFGFSLGGPVRKDKTFFFTDYEGTRLREGLTRVTNVPTLAERNGDFSQSVLPKPVIPPGQPGEGFPFPGNQLPSFFINPVGAKIAALYPLPNRSTPFANFVSSPTQRDRNDLFDVRLDHQLSTAAQLTARYSFNDRLLFEPFSGPNFAQIPGYGNNVPRRGQNLMLGETHIFSSAFINDVRLAFSRTSSSVNQENQGRNINQQVGMASLATRPRDFGLSFITLTGYSPIGDEYNNPQFSVTNVFQLLDTATWSHGQHLFKFGADIRKAQQNAFRDVQSRGFLTFSAFRLDDNGRPIPAITGSALADLLLGAPIFTGGAKVDNPQALRTESYNFFVNDGWRIRRNLTLSLGLRYEFNSPAVDAHDRANVYDVSTRTLTPVGTGTVPRAGYLADKNNFAPRLGVAWTLTPNTVVRSGYGVYYDQAPMAYGEGLYFNAPYFNLRLYFPLQQLPLLVNDPFPASFPIALPQSANAFQRDLRTAYVQHWNLGIQRQLGASRLFELSYVGSKGTKLIAARDINQPRPGPKLPNPLITYLRPDPRYEDITYQESSANSIYHSLQASFQQRLTDGLSVLSSYAWSKSIDNASGLFTSAGDPNFPQDSLNLRAERGRSAFDLRHRFSLSYAYDLPFGKGAKGLAKGFLAGWQSYGVITLQTGRPFTVALLSDIDNSNTGRSNLGFGANDRPNLIGQARLDNPTPERWFNTQAFQFSRPGTFGNAGRNLLDGPGYKNVNFSVVKNTALKEHLNLQLRAEFFNLFNTVNFDLPDNFLGSPSFGSIRSAQSPRRVQFGVKLLF, from the coding sequence GTGAAGATCGGTTCTTTCCTGCGACTCATATTCTCACTGCTGCTGCTCGCCCTTCCGGCCTCGGCACAAAACTATCGTGGCGCCATTCGCGGACGTGTGACTGACAGCCAGGGCGCTGTCATCCCTGCCGTTCAGGTCAAAGCCACGCATCAGGAAACCAACGAAACCCGCACCGTCACCTCAAATCAAAGCGGCGATTTTGCCCTGACGTTGTTGCGGCCTGGCGCTTATCAACTTTCGATTGAAGGCAAAGGCTTTCGCCGCCACGTCGTCGACATCGTCGTTTCGGTCGGCCAGGAAATCCGCCATGATGCGTCATTGGATGTCGCGGCTGCCACCGACCTGCCGGTCCAAATCACCGAGTATGGCTTGCTGAAACAAGGTTCGAGCGCGCGCAGCACTGTTGTGGAGAATCCTCAAATCACGGGCTTGCCCCTGGATGGCCGCAACTTCCTTGAGTTCTCGTTGCTCGTCCCCGGCGCGTCGCCCGCCGCCCAAGGTTCTGCCGGTTCGGTGCGCGGTGATTTCGCCTTCAACATCAACGGCACGCGTGAAGACGCCAACAACTTTCTGCTTGATGGCGTCTATAACGTAGACCCCAAGCTCAACGGCTTCGGCGTCAAACCGCCGGTGGATGCCGTGCGCGAGTTTGAAGTCCTCGCCAGCACCTATGACGCTTCGTTTGGCCGCAGCGCGGGCGCGCAGGTCAATGTCGTACTTAAATCCGGCACGAACGGTTTGCACGGCACCGCCTATGAATTTCTGCGCAACAAAGTCACCGACGCGCGCAACTTCTTTGCGCCGCGCAACGAACCCGCGCCGCAATACCAGCGCAATCAATTCGGCTTTTCGCTGGGTGGCCCCGTGCGCAAAGACAAGACTTTCTTCTTCACCGATTACGAAGGCACACGTTTGCGCGAAGGCCTCACGCGCGTGACCAACGTGCCGACGCTGGCCGAACGTAACGGCGATTTTTCGCAAAGCGTATTGCCCAAACCGGTCATCCCGCCGGGCCAGCCGGGCGAGGGCTTTCCCTTTCCCGGCAATCAACTGCCGTCGTTTTTTATCAATCCGGTTGGGGCAAAGATTGCCGCGCTTTATCCGCTGCCGAATCGCAGCACACCGTTCGCCAATTTCGTTTCGTCACCCACGCAACGCGACCGCAATGATCTCTTCGATGTGCGGCTGGATCATCAACTCAGCACCGCGGCGCAATTGACCGCGCGTTACAGTTTCAATGATCGCCTGCTGTTCGAGCCATTTTCCGGCCCGAACTTTGCGCAGATTCCCGGTTACGGCAACAACGTGCCGCGCCGTGGACAGAACCTGATGCTCGGCGAAACGCATATCTTCTCTTCCGCGTTCATCAACGACGTGCGCCTGGCCTTCAGCCGCACGTCGTCGAGCGTCAACCAAGAGAATCAAGGCCGCAACATCAACCAGCAAGTCGGCATGGCGAGCCTGGCGACTAGGCCGCGCGATTTTGGTTTGAGCTTCATCACGTTGACCGGCTATTCGCCCATCGGCGACGAATACAACAACCCGCAATTCAGCGTGACCAACGTCTTCCAACTGCTCGACACCGCGACATGGTCGCACGGCCAGCACCTTTTCAAATTTGGCGCAGACATTCGTAAAGCGCAGCAGAACGCCTTCCGCGATGTGCAATCACGCGGCTTCCTGACGTTTTCGGCGTTTCGTTTGGATGACAACGGCCGCCCGATTCCGGCGATCACGGGCAGTGCCTTGGCCGACTTGTTGCTCGGTGCGCCGATTTTCACCGGCGGCGCCAAGGTGGATAACCCGCAGGCCTTGCGCACCGAAAGCTATAATTTTTTCGTCAATGATGGCTGGCGTATCCGGCGCAATCTGACCCTTTCGCTGGGGCTGCGTTACGAATTCAATTCGCCCGCCGTGGACGCCCACGACCGCGCCAATGTGTATGACGTCAGCACGCGCACGCTAACGCCTGTCGGCACGGGCACTGTCCCGCGCGCTGGTTATCTGGCGGACAAGAATAACTTCGCCCCGCGACTTGGTGTCGCTTGGACACTAACTCCCAACACCGTCGTGCGCAGCGGCTATGGCGTCTATTACGACCAAGCGCCAATGGCCTACGGCGAAGGTCTCTATTTCAACGCGCCATATTTCAATTTGCGGCTCTATTTCCCGCTGCAACAGTTGCCGCTGCTGGTCAACGATCCGTTCCCGGCCAGCTTCCCTATCGCGTTGCCGCAATCGGCCAACGCCTTCCAACGCGATTTGCGCACGGCGTATGTGCAGCACTGGAATCTGGGCATCCAACGCCAACTCGGCGCGAGCCGTTTGTTTGAGCTGAGCTACGTCGGCAGCAAAGGCACCAAGCTGATCGCCGCGCGCGACATCAATCAGCCGCGTCCGGGGCCAAAGCTGCCCAATCCGCTGATTACTTACCTGCGCCCCGATCCGCGTTACGAAGACATCACCTATCAGGAATCGAGCGCGAACTCGATTTACCACAGCTTGCAGGCCAGCTTCCAACAACGCCTGACGGACGGGCTGTCAGTGTTGTCGTCTTACGCCTGGTCGAAATCCATAGACAACGCGTCGGGCTTGTTCACCAGCGCGGGCGATCCAAATTTCCCGCAGGACAGTTTGAATCTGCGCGCCGAACGCGGGCGCTCGGCCTTTGATCTGCGTCATCGTTTTTCGTTGAGCTACGCCTATGATCTGCCTTTCGGCAAAGGCGCGAAAGGTTTGGCTAAAGGCTTCCTGGCGGGTTGGCAATCGTATGGTGTGATCACCTTGCAGACGGGCCGCCCCTTCACCGTCGCGCTGTTGTCGGACATTGATAACAGCAACACGGGCCGCTCCAATCTGGGCTTTGGCGCGAATGATCGCCCGAACCTGATTGGCCAAGCGCGCCTCGATAACCCCACGCCTGAACGCTGGTTCAACACCCAAGCCTTTCAATTCTCGCGCCCCGGCACCTTTGGCAACGCAGGCCGCAACCTGCTGGACGGGCCGGGTTACAAGAACGTGAATTTCTCGGTGGTCAAGAATACGGCGTTGAAAGAACATCTGAACCTGCAATTGCGCGCGGAGTTTTTCAACCTCTTCAACACGGTAAACTTCGATCTGCCGGATAACTTCCTGGGTTCACCCTCGTTCGGCAGCATACGGTCGGCGCAAAGTCCGCGCCGAGTGCAATTCGGCGTGAAGCTGTTGTTTTGA
- the rsgA gene encoding ribosome small subunit-dependent GTPase A, whose amino-acid sequence MSFEHLTSYGWNAEFAAHFQPFAEEGCHPGRVVLEYNQFYRVFTNEGEILAETTGKLRHEAQSRADLPAVGDWVALKKRPDQPRARIHAILPRRSKFTRKTAGAKTEEQVVGANIDTILLVTSLNQDFNPRRMERYLTVAVNSGVKPVVLLSKADLCADVASKVAAMEAVSNGAPVHAISAKHGQGVAEVQAYFAPGQTIAIVGTSGVGKSTLINRLLGIDRQKISEVRESDERGQHTTRHRELILLPQGGLVLDTPGMRELQLWEGDEGIEQVFTDVEALALQCRFSNCGHGREPGCAIRAAIADGTLTRSRLENYQKMLQELAHLTKRQQSYAQLNEQKQKMKKLARAGEERGRAKRRGNE is encoded by the coding sequence ATGAGTTTCGAGCATTTGACCAGCTACGGCTGGAACGCAGAATTCGCCGCGCACTTTCAACCCTTCGCCGAAGAAGGCTGCCACCCGGGGCGCGTGGTTTTGGAATACAACCAGTTCTATCGCGTCTTCACCAACGAAGGCGAAATTCTGGCCGAGACGACCGGCAAGTTGCGGCACGAGGCGCAGAGTCGTGCCGACCTGCCCGCCGTGGGCGATTGGGTCGCGTTGAAGAAACGGCCCGATCAGCCGCGCGCGCGCATCCACGCCATCCTGCCGCGCCGCAGCAAATTCACGCGCAAGACCGCCGGCGCCAAAACCGAAGAGCAGGTCGTCGGCGCGAACATTGACACCATCCTGCTTGTGACGTCGCTCAATCAGGATTTCAATCCGCGCCGCATGGAGCGTTACCTGACAGTCGCGGTCAACAGCGGCGTCAAACCTGTCGTGCTGCTCAGCAAAGCCGACCTTTGCGCAGACGTCGCCAGCAAAGTCGCCGCAATGGAAGCCGTCAGCAACGGCGCGCCCGTCCACGCCATCAGCGCCAAACACGGTCAAGGCGTCGCCGAGGTGCAAGCTTATTTTGCGCCGGGTCAGACCATCGCCATCGTCGGCACCTCTGGCGTCGGCAAGTCCACACTGATTAACCGCCTGCTTGGCATTGATCGGCAAAAGATCAGCGAGGTACGCGAGAGCGACGAACGCGGCCAGCACACGACACGGCACCGCGAATTGATCTTGCTGCCGCAAGGCGGCCTCGTACTCGACACGCCCGGCATGCGCGAGTTGCAGTTGTGGGAAGGCGATGAAGGCATCGAACAAGTCTTCACCGATGTCGAAGCACTCGCCTTGCAATGCCGCTTCAGCAACTGCGGACACGGGCGCGAACCGGGCTGCGCCATCCGCGCCGCCATCGCCGACGGCACGCTCACGCGTTCACGTCTGGAAAATTACCAGAAGATGCTACAGGAACTCGCGCACCTGACCAAACGGCAACAGTCTTACGCACAGTTGAACGAGCAAAAGCAGAAGATGAAGAAGCTGGCGCGGGCAGGCGAGGAACGCGGACGCGCGAAACGACGGGGAAATGAATGA
- a CDS encoding PQQ-binding-like beta-propeller repeat protein — MSRTNSTRFAVTLFCYLVSLNCLAQTNWPQFRGPQASGVAEGKNLPDEWGPDKNIVWKTELSGRGHSSPIIWGNRIFLTSDLEGEVIPGQKAIHHVRNKETWVHPDALSGDKKHTLKLICLDRDTGKILWERIAHEGAVLDDRHKKNTYASGTPVTDGKFVYAFFEAEGLFCYDFTGKLVWKTSLGQVAKMGMGPGTSPVLYENLLYLQCDLEDGGAGGFLAAVDKRTGKEVWRVSRNHRKTHATPLIVQNGQRTELIANGWETIVSYDAKTGQELWQCEGVKAWGIPSPVAGHGMVFLAAGYPSKRAIGVRLGGTGKLDGTPNVVWSYTKGTAYVTSPILYGDYLYLVSEKGILTCLDAKTGEIKYEGGRVPTPATFFASAVAFDGKLFLTSEDGETVVIKAGPVHEVIRTNNVGEPVMASPAISNGKVFIRGEKHLYCIGASEKGSNKLSASK, encoded by the coding sequence ATGAGCAGAACTAACAGCACCCGTTTTGCAGTTACTCTCTTTTGTTATCTGGTCAGCCTGAATTGTCTGGCGCAAACCAACTGGCCCCAATTTCGCGGGCCGCAAGCCAGCGGCGTGGCCGAAGGCAAAAACTTGCCTGATGAATGGGGGCCGGACAAAAACATCGTTTGGAAAACGGAGTTATCCGGACGGGGTCATTCTTCGCCGATCATTTGGGGCAATCGCATTTTCCTGACCAGCGACCTCGAAGGCGAGGTTATCCCCGGTCAAAAAGCCATCCACCACGTGCGTAACAAAGAAACCTGGGTGCATCCCGATGCATTGTCGGGCGACAAAAAACATACGTTGAAACTAATTTGCCTCGACCGCGATACCGGAAAAATTCTCTGGGAACGCATCGCGCACGAAGGCGCTGTGTTAGACGACCGGCATAAGAAAAACACCTATGCCTCGGGCACGCCAGTAACAGACGGCAAATTTGTCTATGCCTTTTTTGAAGCCGAAGGGCTGTTCTGTTACGACTTCACCGGCAAGTTAGTCTGGAAAACCAGCCTGGGCCAGGTTGCCAAGATGGGCATGGGGCCGGGCACCTCGCCGGTGCTTTACGAAAACCTGCTCTACCTGCAATGCGATCTGGAAGACGGCGGCGCGGGCGGCTTCCTGGCCGCCGTAGACAAGCGCACCGGCAAAGAGGTCTGGCGCGTCAGCCGCAATCATCGCAAAACGCACGCCACCCCCCTGATCGTGCAAAACGGCCAACGCACCGAATTGATTGCCAACGGTTGGGAGACCATCGTTTCTTACGACGCGAAAACCGGCCAGGAACTCTGGCAATGCGAAGGCGTTAAGGCCTGGGGCATTCCCAGCCCCGTCGCCGGGCACGGCATGGTTTTTCTGGCCGCCGGTTACCCCAGCAAACGCGCCATCGGCGTCAGGCTCGGCGGCACGGGCAAGCTTGATGGTACACCGAATGTCGTTTGGAGTTACACCAAAGGCACGGCCTATGTTACTTCGCCGATCCTTTACGGCGATTATCTTTACCTCGTTAGCGAAAAAGGCATCCTGACCTGCCTGGATGCCAAGACCGGCGAGATTAAATACGAAGGCGGCAGAGTCCCGACGCCTGCGACCTTCTTTGCCTCGGCTGTGGCTTTTGACGGCAAGTTATTCCTGACCAGCGAAGACGGCGAAACTGTTGTCATCAAAGCCGGGCCGGTGCATGAAGTGATTCGAACCAATAATGTTGGTGAGCCGGTGATGGCTTCTCCGGCCATTTCCAATGGGAAAGTGTTTATCCGTGGTGAAAAGCATTTGTATTGTATCGGTGCGAGTGAAAAGGGGAGTAACAAGCTGAGCGCGAGTAAATAA
- a CDS encoding alcohol dehydrogenase catalytic domain-containing protein produces the protein MNERSTLSSMKALALTAPETMETRSIPVPALRPRDVLIKVGGVGLCGTDFHIFLGQANYNTDAQGRPIPLADHPLILGHEFGGTVVELGAAVGDLNVGDRVAVDQGLNCHSYAQTLCEYCATGNSHQCANYAEHGITGLQGALAEYIAVPAVNVVKVESDLSLEQCALVEPLGCIIHSTTMMRAVTARYTFGGERPIRNVLICGAGPAGLLFTQYLRNVVGFDGTLIVTEPSAQRRALVLGYGASAALDPLHTDLVAAVQDLTQGERIHYLIESAGIAQLFKQMPGLLRKQATVLLYGHGHHGVDLGVLNNVQFLEPTFVSPVGASGGFEADGRPSTYRQALNLLSTGRIDVSKFITHRYHTLEEVPRGFATERFSADFIKGVAVFD, from the coding sequence ATGAACGAACGCTCCACTCTCTCTTCAATGAAAGCTCTGGCGCTCACCGCGCCCGAAACGATGGAAACGCGCAGTATCCCCGTGCCTGCGTTACGTCCGCGCGACGTGCTGATCAAAGTCGGCGGCGTGGGCCTCTGCGGCACCGACTTCCACATCTTTTTGGGTCAGGCGAACTACAACACCGACGCGCAAGGCCGCCCGATTCCGCTCGCTGACCATCCGCTGATTCTGGGGCACGAGTTCGGCGGTACGGTGGTTGAACTTGGCGCGGCAGTGGGTGACTTGAACGTAGGCGACCGCGTGGCGGTGGATCAGGGCTTGAACTGCCACAGTTATGCGCAGACGCTTTGCGAATACTGCGCGACGGGCAATTCGCATCAGTGCGCCAATTACGCCGAGCACGGCATCACCGGCTTGCAAGGCGCGCTGGCTGAATATATCGCCGTGCCCGCCGTCAATGTCGTTAAGGTCGAAAGCGACTTGTCGCTGGAACAATGTGCACTGGTCGAGCCGCTGGGTTGCATCATCCACTCGACGACGATGATGCGCGCCGTGACAGCCCGTTACACCTTCGGCGGCGAGCGTCCGATTCGCAATGTACTGATCTGCGGCGCGGGGCCAGCCGGGTTGTTGTTCACGCAATACCTGCGCAACGTCGTCGGCTTTGACGGCACGCTGATCGTCACTGAACCCAGCGCGCAGCGGCGTGCGTTGGTGTTGGGCTACGGCGCAAGCGCGGCGCTTGATCCACTGCATACGGATCTGGTTGCCGCCGTGCAAGACCTAACGCAGGGCGAACGCATTCATTACCTGATCGAATCGGCAGGCATTGCGCAACTCTTCAAACAGATGCCGGGGCTGTTGCGCAAACAGGCGACCGTGTTGCTGTACGGCCACGGCCACCACGGCGTAGACCTGGGCGTGCTCAACAATGTGCAGTTCCTCGAACCCACGTTCGTTTCGCCCGTCGGCGCTTCGGGCGGGTTTGAAGCGGATGGCCGGCCTAGCACCTATCGTCAGGCGTTGAACCTGTTGAGCACCGGACGCATAGATGTTTCCAAGTTCATCACGCATCGCTATCACACGCTGGAAGAAGTGCCGCGCGGTTTTGCCACAGAGCGTTTCAGCGCGGATTTCATCAAGGGCGTGGCAGTTTTTGATTAA